Genomic segment of Mytilus edulis chromosome 12, xbMytEdul2.2, whole genome shotgun sequence:
TAATCAATAATTTGCAAGTTGTTAGTAACACAAACATTACGTTAATAATTTAAGTTCTGGGGGATATACATTTTTAACACATACTCTGCAATAGTAATTTTAACCTAGCGACACGGGTATGAGCTCGGGACAGGGGATACAAATAGTATTATTATCAGCAAATGTTACATAATTGTAATGGTATTTCGTAAATAactgattaaaaataaacaaatgtttgtGAAAATTGATCGATTTGTTTAATTTGTGCCAATAAggaaatttaatttgtttattatcaTATCGAATGCGTGACCTTATTAATTTTGATTCGGGTTAATGAAAACAATCTTCTACGGACAAAGTAAACGGAAACAGAGGATGAATTCTATTGAATCTGTTTGATTTGCAAGACTTTAGTCAGAAGCATTACCACTGATGCAAACTCAGTTAAATCCTTTTGTCACAGTCTTCTGAATTATTGCAAAAATAACTTATTTCACTGATGTCAGCTTTATATACCAGTGGCGGaaccagggggagggttccgggggttggaacccccctttttttttaacgatcaatgcatttgaatggggacatatagttgaaaTCCCCCCTTTGTCCTatgttgggacccccctttttttaaatggctggatccgcgccaGTATACAGAACCTTTCTTTCTCTTAGCAATCGTAAAAGTTGTGAGTCTACGTTTGTTGTATCAAAAAGTATTACATATTAAATGACCGAATTAAAATGTAAACAACCATTGCATGATATCTTTACCCTGTTAGGAGTGCAATCGAATACATAATAATAATGGTAGTcaagaaataaacaatatttgCTATCTTAGATTGTACTTGCTATCAAACAAATACAATTAATACATTTACGTGCATTGTTAAATTTCGGATGTTTTTTGTTGACTTAATTCCGTTAGAGTACACTgcactcaattttttttatattaatgttttaaataatttaggGGATTTTGTCTTACTTAATTCTGCAAGAGTATCttaaaacttgtttattttgactTCATTTTTCACAAAGAAGTTTAAATAAACATCATCTATACTAAGGATTTGTATCAGGGTACAAATAATCATCGCCTGACACTGTTTCAAGAGCATTATATGAGTCATACAAAATGAATAGTAAACAAGCATCAGTATACTATGAGTAATTTTCGAACTCGGATAAAACCGCACGCGAGTAGTACACAAACATACTAACCGAGTTTAAAAGAGGGATTCTGCGCAATTGGACTCTGCATGTTTTGTTCCATGATGATATCTTGACAACATGCGTGTTATCAAGTACAATTGCCATTGTGACGTCTCTTGCGGTTTGTTGTTATGTCCGAGGTTCATGATTTCAGTTTAGTTCACCGAGTACTGATAGTAAATAGTAAAACGAGTTCAAATCAGGATACTATAATACtgtttgtttgtaaacaaaggACGAGTTATTTGAAAACATACAACTGTATTAGTACTACTTCTTATCCCAGTTTTTGCagtcttgttttgttttgatcaTAAATTGATAATTGAGCAGAAACAACGATGtaaaaaatgaatgaacaaatacCAACAGGGCAGTCAAAAACAATTAGTCGAaaatctctataaaaaaaaactacaatgcCATGCTTAAAAGAAAAACGAGGCTTAACAGTCCACAAAGCACTACACAAAAGGGAAGCTTGAAAAgcatgaaccccccccccccctcccccaccaAAAATTGGAATTAAACTAATCTGTATCGGAAGGGGGTAGCAAAAAATCGTAATCACATTCTGGTTGACACTGGCTAGAATTGCTTTACTATACTATTAGCTAGAGTAAGCTTAGTACCTTACATTGGATAACGTGCATGTACCAGAGACTTATTAGgtaatcaaattgagaatggatagcgccaaagagacaacaacacgaccaaaggACAGAAAACACTTAgtattaaatacaaatttgaatGGGATAGttataaaaaggtcaaacagataCTTTATGTATAAAGAAGTACCAGTACACACTTAATTTCTATGtgacaacccccccccccccccttaaaaacaaggacaaataaaaaattaatgacaagtattcataaaatatataactaACAAAAGGTTCATAAAGGACACCGTATATTTCCTAATATCAATTGCTTGTCTGGCCCAACATTTACTTAGAACGGTCTTGACGACATTTACTATTAACTATTAAGGTTAAAACTGGGCGGATCAATTTTCCTTTTTCTGTATCTATGTAAAAGTATATTATAAGGGTATAACAATATATTAATTATAGGCGTCATCGTTTAAtctgaaatattattttataattaatggCTCGCGTATTTTAAATTTCTGCAAGTCAGCATCTTTAAGAATTTCAAACTTTTCGCTATTaataacacatttattcaaatgacataatcataaaaatattaaaaaaaataggcaaAGAAAAGTGgtaactatccatccaagtcacaatttgtggaAGTAAACCATCATTAAAAGTCCACATTTATTTAATGTCCAGAAAGATATGCGTAGCTGAAGTTAGAAACCCATGCATATTATTGAAATAAGAAACCCACGAGTTTCCCTTGATTCGTATACTTATCACGTGCACTGacgtaaaaaaaaacaccattgttATTACTGATATTAGTAACCAATGCGTATCACATACGTTAGAAAACAATTCGAACCAATGACGTAGGAAAACCATAGGTATCACTGAAATAAGGAGCCCGTGCGTGTCACGGAAGTCATAAACCACTGCGTGTCACTGAAACAAAAGCCCATGCGTACAGTATATCTGACATTATAAGTCAATGCGTATTATTGATATCAGGAACTCATGCATAAATGTACCACTGCCATACGAAGCAAATGCGTATCACTGAAGTAAGAAATCTTGGTCAATCGTATCACTGAAATCTAAAACCCATGGGTTTCGCTGAAATTAGAAAATCATGCTTATTTAAAACAACATACTTTGTATCATGCCCAATTTAACTGGTGAAGCGATGTCGCATTGTATGCGTAGTATTTTGATGCAAGTATCGACCGGGGTTGTTTTGTAATTAAGTTAAAGCTTTTTGTGCATAAAGGCTTGTGACATTCAGAAGAAGAACTGTAGTAAAACGCTACTCATTTTCATTTTAGTGTAATAGCGTATACATTATAAATGATTAGAAATACACTGTTCTTATTCCAATAAATTGCTTTGAttgcaaaataataaataaaaaagggaaATGATATATTACCTTTAATTGGTTAATTTGGATGAAAGTTTGCATAGATGTCGGGGGATGCTTGCAGAGCAGGAGACGCATCTCTAGTGGACACAAGCGGCATCGCGTCATTTAGCCATCACGAAATACATGTAACCTTTTATTGATTAATTGACTTTTTATCAAATCTTGACTTTTACGTTTTTCTAAATGATGGTAAAATCGGTAAATCATATTATTCATCTTATTCACCTATGTTAGTTTATCGAAATTGTACAATACATGTAAGTCAAAAGTTTCATATTAAAGGTTCCAAATTTGTTAGAATATTGCTATACAAGAGATACGAAGCACCGTCTTGACCTGAAAACATGCAATTTGATTGACAGTTCATAAGGGACGACCCAAATTTTAATTTCACGTATAATTCAAATGTTGTACGGCCTAACCGGCCGCCTCTCAGGTCAGACTAGATAAGAAATTTCACAAGataaatagtttaaaatttaaattatcttAAAGTAGATTGAAATTTTGGAGTTACAAACCACGTGGTGATCCGAATAAAATCTCAGGTGGACTCTTGATCTGAGCCATTTGCCAAAATGAATTCGATCGTATTCCTCGCTGCCTTGGCTGTTGTTTTTGTACAGGTAAGCCGGTATTATAGTTTGAGATATTTGTATAGTTTATTTTTGTAATACATTTACTGTAACAATGCATTAACAATGCATTTAACAGTTATAAGCATTTTTAATAACAATaactcaaaacatttttttttcaatatgcattattataatttttaaattgaagttgtgtttttttaaagattttttttctattcttcaaattttgaaatgtaaaaaaaaatgagtaataggaaataacaattttatttatatttaaacaatttgcATATCacttattttactttataaactCCAATTGTTGTCGCTATGGAAAATAGTTGATCGATGTAAAAGACAACATAATTGGTCAATATCTCTCAATGACTTTGTGTTCTATGACAATTGCATTCACGTTTGAGCGTTTGATATACTTAATTTCCATATCTGAAAACAATTgtaataaattaaagaaaaaaaagtgcatttaaaaaaaacataaattttctagaaaataataaaaaaaaaataatcaaggaATACCGTGCAGgttcaaaatatttgtaattattttttggCGGCTTGTAACAGTACATATTGATTATACATTGCACGTTGTTGCTGTTGTTCAAATTAGTAAAATGCCATATACATGTAACTTACCAATAACTATTCATCAACGCCTCTattacaaaacctacctattgttctTATTGGTAATTCgatctcgtcctgaatatgcatgaaatatttgccactggacgttaagcaaccaacaatcaatcaatcatcatcAACTTAATCttaattcaattttcttttttattgtagAGGTCAGAATGTGCTATCAAAACATGGCCTAATGGAATTGTTCCAGTTGCCTTTGATGATAGCGTCGGTAAATATATTCTTTGATTTCTATTTTCATATTCCTGCTTTTATTATTTTCTCGAAGGAGTGCTAAAGTCTATCTTTAATGAGAGCGTGTTTCTGGAAGCATTACAGAGGGTTGTCTAGGGTTTATTGAAGTAACTTTTTATAATCAGTCGTGCGTTTTAATAGTTAGTTTCGTTAATGCTTTTCAAGCACTTTTGTGAAACAGAAgtaaaataatctatgtaacatGGAATCTTAGAATATGTTATtgaaaatgattaaaacaaacGTAAAAAGGAATTTGAATAGATATGACCCTTACCCAATTCTACTTTCTTTATATCGCAATTAACGACATTTCATGAGGTTTGATATGaagaaaaactgttaaaaatagaATACACGTTACGTCAAGGTGTTTCATGAATACAAAAATCTTCGGTAACAATACGCATATGATATCTGCAATAAATAGTATAACCACAAATATATCTGCATTTTAGATGGCTTCGCCAAGGAAAAGCTGTTGGCATCAATGAACGAAATCCAGATCAGCACAGACAACTGCATCCAGTTCGTTCCACGGGAAGCCGAGACCGACTATGTTGAATTTTCAACAGTAAACGGGTTAGTATTTTCTCTTGAAAATAaactcttgtggacagttgtctcattggcaatcataccacatcttcttttttatattgaatacagattaaattttataaaagttttttttctaaagccaTTACAAAATAATGCGCACGTCCAATATTATTATGCGAGGAGAACATCATTCtagtttaacaatgtttaatgtttgttactacatcttaatatgttttttttcacagTCTGACTGAAATCCCAGTACCCGGTGTAAACAGTGGAAAACAATTTGTTAAAATTGCAGACAATCTGGAAAAAGCCGATATGATGCAACTCTTAGTATACAGCTTAGGAATGTACAACACATTCAGACGACCAGACAGAGACAGCTTTGTCAATGTGATGTACGACAACATTAAGGACGGTAGGTGTACTCgatctttttatctttttcaaatgaaCTAGCGATTATTAAGATCTGCATCTGAAATATTAGCAAGCTGATTGAAACTTTACTGATCAtatttaaaagaagatgtggtatgattaccaatgagaccaAATaccatagaaattaacaactatagtcgCCGTACAGCCTCCAACATTGAGCAgagcccataccgcgtagtcagatataaaaggcccttGTAATGTATGGTCTTTCATGGATTATACATTACCATCGTTTTATACTATACTCTTTAAAGTAAATATAGAGGAATGTATGATCACGTATGATGTTTACTTACAAAGTAAATAAGAAAGTAGAGATACATTTATCATGCTCCTATACAAATATTTTGCCGTTAAATGCTTACGATTTTTTCTTAGAGTTTTGAAATTATCGGTTTTAACAGCAAAAATGGTGTACTGTTTATAATAAAAGGTTGAACATGCTTATACTCATCAAACacgatttttaatttcagaatataaacaatatttcGCTATTTCTAACGACACAACATTCGTCCAGTCACGATTCGACTTCGATTCCATCACCTTCTTCTATCCATACGCATACGCCAAGGATGCATCCAAGCCAACCTTGACCGCAAAATATGAAGGTGAAGCTATCCCATGGAAAGTGTCCCTCTCAATCAGTGACGTACACAACCTAAAACGAGGCTATGGATGTGGTGGAGGTAAGAGAATGATGACGTTATACGCTATTACCACAAAAAATAATCTTAATAAAGTAATGAAAATTAGTGAAGTTAAACACGACTTAAGGAAACGTTCAAGATCGTTTTtcttagttttagtttttttgcATGTTATCTCAATGAAACACTTATAACTGTAGATTAACATTACAGTCAGAAAAGAACAAGTTATAAACGAAAAGTTTATTATTACCTTGatttcacaaaattttaattcttttaaaaaatttaaaaaatcacttTACCGAATATTGAATCTATTATTCTTGAACATTTTAGAGACAAACAACAGAATGGATCTCCTTAAAGGTAAGAATGTATAAAGTTCAGAATTGCAATAAGAAAAATTGTAATATTCTAAAAAGACAAATCTTGTTTAACAAAGAAATTTAAGAGAACCAATTCATAATAAATGTCGTATGAAAGACAATCatttcaaaaatgattttgtgTGTTTAATTATTTGGCCGCGGTAACATTTAGTGTTACGAGACAAAGTATTTGGCCGCGGTAACATTTAGTGTTACGAGACAGAGTATTTGGCCGTGGTAACATTTAGTGTTACGAGACAAAGTATTTGGCCGTGGTAACATTTAGTGTTACGAGACAAAGTATTTGGCCGTGGTAACATTTAGTGTTACGAGACAAAGTATTTGGCCGTGGTAACATTTAGTGTTACGAGACAAAGTATTTGT
This window contains:
- the LOC139498277 gene encoding meprin A subunit alpha-like encodes the protein MNSIVFLAALAVVFVQRSECAIKTWPNGIVPVAFDDSVDGFAKEKLLASMNEIQISTDNCIQFVPREAETDYVEFSTVNGLTEIPVPGVNSGKQFVKIADNLEKADMMQLLVYSLGMYNTFRRPDRDSFVNVMYDNIKDEYKQYFAISNDTTFVQSRFDFDSITFFYPYAYAKDASKPTLTAKYEGEAIPWKVSLSISDVHNLKRGYGCGGETNNRMDLLKGLSYCNFENDLCTYQNDPTADFEFQRRRGPTPTTMTGPNSDYSSGIGYYLLAEARTNNMENARLLSQSIAAGEYCVRFYYHMFGDNVRKLRIMARNNGNDVLLEEMEGNQGNEWHRYTNAFTFTQPTVLVVEAIVGRSDTGDIAIDDMYIYNGKCIV